The Streptomyces sp. CC0208 genome window below encodes:
- a CDS encoding SAV2148 family HEPN domain-containing protein — protein sequence MGSGGLELPPGDEGHEGNSADAPPGTVSLARPMDAGATIGPELDWDADAWREVRTRAQRAGRAYIWLNLVEQRLRAVVAAVLRPIYEPVHGHDDWVVAAAGPAGQEWVQRAVAVREVSRRKGYLLDPADDNVLSFLTLPQLRELMVQHWPCFEPYFDDRRDVELALDELEVTRNVVSRNRALSEAVLGQAERAAAKLLEILGAGGDVPSARRLPVDAVEDLVGDRYADVVAVHPDRVRLLRQFPAEDIFGGARRLDAVGIGLNLLVQNFSGRRLVRLAEGGCRVRLLFLNPASSAVKRRERELGLKRGELSRAVEMNILHMRRVRSRLRDPGAFEIQVYDDTPRFTAYLVDGDGSDGIAVVQSYLRRSRGMEAPVLVLRNGNRLVKAGDVDDSGLFPTYREEFETNWADSRPVS from the coding sequence GTGGGCTCGGGAGGGCTGGAGTTGCCCCCTGGTGACGAGGGTCACGAGGGGAACTCCGCAGACGCCCCGCCCGGCACGGTGTCCCTGGCTCGGCCGATGGACGCGGGAGCGACGATCGGGCCGGAGCTGGACTGGGACGCCGACGCCTGGCGCGAGGTACGGACGCGCGCCCAGCGGGCGGGCCGTGCCTACATCTGGCTGAACCTCGTCGAACAGCGGCTACGGGCTGTCGTGGCCGCTGTTCTGCGTCCCATCTACGAACCCGTCCACGGCCACGACGACTGGGTGGTCGCGGCCGCCGGACCCGCCGGACAGGAGTGGGTCCAGCGCGCGGTCGCGGTCCGCGAGGTCAGCCGCCGCAAGGGCTATCTGCTCGACCCCGCCGACGACAACGTCCTCAGCTTCCTCACCCTGCCCCAGCTGCGCGAGCTGATGGTGCAGCACTGGCCCTGCTTCGAGCCCTACTTCGACGACCGCCGGGACGTCGAACTGGCCCTGGACGAGCTGGAGGTGACGCGCAACGTCGTCTCCCGCAACCGGGCCCTGTCCGAGGCGGTCCTCGGCCAGGCCGAGCGCGCGGCCGCCAAGCTGCTCGAGATACTCGGCGCCGGCGGCGACGTGCCGTCCGCCCGCCGACTGCCGGTCGACGCGGTCGAGGACCTGGTCGGCGACCGGTACGCCGACGTGGTCGCCGTACATCCCGACCGGGTGCGGCTGTTGCGCCAGTTCCCCGCCGAGGACATCTTCGGCGGCGCCCGGCGCCTCGACGCCGTGGGCATCGGCCTGAACCTCCTCGTGCAGAACTTCTCCGGCCGCCGTCTGGTGCGGCTCGCCGAGGGCGGCTGCCGGGTGCGGCTGCTGTTCCTGAACCCGGCCTCCAGCGCGGTCAAGCGTCGCGAGCGGGAACTGGGCCTGAAGCGCGGCGAGTTGAGCCGGGCCGTCGAGATGAACATCCTGCACATGCGCCGGGTGCGGTCCAGGCTGCGTGATCCGGGCGCCTTCGAGATCCAGGTCTACGACGACACCCCGCGCTTCACGGCCTACCTCGTGGACGGCGACGGCTCGGACGGGATCGCGGTCGTGCAGTCCTATCTGCGCCGGTCGCGGGGCATGGAGGCACCGGTCCTCGTGCTGCGCAACGGAAACCGGTTGGTCAAGGCGGGCGATGTGGACGACAGCGGTCTCTTCCCCACCTA
- a CDS encoding M14 family zinc carboxypeptidase has product MWRCALPPLLRYPTVDELGARAAALVARHPTEARLRRAGTSRAGNPLWLLSVGHGSRQALVVAGPHANEPVGGGTVLRLAERALADPGLTAGADATWNLLLCLDPDGLRRNEGWLRGPYSLGRYFRNFFRPGFGEQPEWLPDGAEAAALPETRTLLALQDELRPFLQCSLHGVDVGGGFVELTRDLPGLARRVAHTAARLRVPRELGPYDTLYWPCLGPAVYRIPPPRRGDLAAAITEAAVESTWYHPHRHGTVTAVVESPMWGVAAVEDGSTPADAAAVLRTVSHTLRRDARLLEGVLARIRPHVSAAPDAERLLAPVEDYLLVCPGLADAWDPDVTDGGRPMPPLSTGHLAALRIAGRRLALRTAGLLHQLVIRSGADPAGALPELDRLIDLWCADYRDGCGARWIPVPRQIEYQSRVVLAAFELAVRDAPACSRSGEPGWGSEPAVPMHRE; this is encoded by the coding sequence TTGTGGAGGTGTGCCCTGCCGCCCCTCCTCAGATACCCGACCGTCGACGAACTCGGCGCGCGGGCGGCGGCGCTCGTCGCCCGCCATCCCACAGAGGCCCGGCTGCGCCGCGCCGGCACCTCCCGCGCGGGAAACCCCCTGTGGCTGCTCTCCGTCGGCCACGGCAGCCGTCAGGCCCTCGTCGTGGCCGGCCCGCACGCCAACGAGCCGGTGGGCGGCGGCACCGTCCTCAGACTGGCCGAGCGCGCCCTGGCCGACCCCGGGCTCACCGCAGGGGCCGACGCCACCTGGAACCTGCTGCTCTGCCTCGACCCCGACGGCCTGCGCCGCAACGAGGGCTGGCTGCGGGGCCCGTACTCCCTCGGCCGCTACTTCCGGAACTTCTTCCGGCCCGGCTTCGGCGAACAGCCGGAATGGCTGCCCGACGGCGCGGAGGCCGCCGCCCTGCCGGAGACCCGCACCCTCCTCGCCCTCCAGGACGAACTGCGGCCCTTCCTCCAGTGCTCCCTGCACGGGGTCGACGTCGGCGGCGGCTTCGTCGAACTCACCCGCGACCTGCCCGGTCTCGCCCGGCGCGTCGCCCACACCGCGGCCCGGCTGCGCGTCCCGCGCGAGCTCGGCCCGTACGACACCCTGTACTGGCCGTGTCTCGGCCCCGCCGTCTACCGGATCCCGCCGCCCCGCCGCGGCGACCTGGCCGCCGCCATCACCGAGGCCGCCGTCGAGTCGACCTGGTACCACCCGCACCGGCACGGCACCGTGACCGCCGTCGTCGAGTCGCCCATGTGGGGCGTGGCCGCCGTCGAGGACGGCAGCACACCCGCCGACGCGGCCGCCGTGCTGCGTACCGTCAGCCACACGCTGCGCCGCGACGCGCGGCTCCTGGAGGGCGTCCTGGCGCGGATCCGCCCGCATGTCTCGGCCGCCCCGGACGCGGAGCGACTGCTCGCCCCGGTCGAGGACTATTTACTGGTCTGCCCCGGACTCGCCGACGCCTGGGACCCCGACGTCACCGACGGCGGCCGCCCGATGCCCCCGCTCAGCACCGGTCATCTGGCCGCGCTGCGCATCGCCGGGCGGCGCCTCGCCCTGCGCACGGCCGGGCTCCTGCACCAGCTCGTGATCCGTTCGGGCGCCGACCCGGCCGGAGCGCTGCCGGAACTGGACCGGCTCATCGACCTCTGGTGCGCCGACTACCGCGACGGCTGCGGTGCCCGCTGGATCCCCGTGCCGCGCCAGATCGAGTACCAGTCCCGGGTCGTGCTCGCCGCCTTCGAACTCGCCGTCCGGGACGCGCCCGCGTGCTCCCGTTCGGGTGAGCCGGGGTGGGGATCCGAGCCCGCCGTGCCGATGCATCGGGAATGA
- a CDS encoding copper amine oxidase gives MRVNRISRARRHAALGVSVAALAAGVTTGAGPAAAQPKAAAPAAAECSSAYKIEQTLSSGTTWRMCWRYDSKAGLVLEDISYQPKGETAPIKVLNSARLGQIHVPYDDGSVEYDDLTGFGFAQGLMNLDPGECPGGTIKSVKVPDSWDPDHENVNGLCTTTRSRGHAYRMQGDSANKVYQAQGKDLLVYSVNQVGWYEYMTEWRFQDDGTITMNLGATGSLSYEDYDAGDGRGWPIGKGPRAQATSHSHNAFWRLDFALDSSSKNRVEQYDSTVTAAAQGQQTATVKTTRTPVTKELAGDAKSYRWWRMVSAVGKNKDWHSRSYEIVPGPSTKYPARSFTKHDVYFTEYNPCEQFASNNPGNCGAGAGTSVDKWVNGQTLTHPVVWMNVGFHHVARDEDQQPMPVHWQGFSIAPRDVTAMNPLTPAELAGQNGHWEPGS, from the coding sequence ATGCGTGTCAACAGAATCAGCCGCGCGCGCAGGCACGCGGCCCTCGGCGTGTCCGTGGCCGCGCTGGCCGCCGGTGTCACGACCGGTGCGGGACCGGCCGCCGCCCAGCCCAAGGCCGCCGCCCCGGCCGCGGCGGAGTGCAGCAGCGCCTACAAGATCGAGCAGACGCTCTCCAGCGGTACGACCTGGCGGATGTGCTGGCGCTACGACAGCAAGGCCGGGCTCGTCCTGGAGGACATCTCCTACCAGCCCAAGGGCGAGACCGCGCCGATCAAGGTCCTCAACAGCGCCAGGCTCGGCCAGATCCACGTCCCCTACGACGACGGCAGCGTCGAGTACGACGACCTGACGGGCTTCGGCTTCGCCCAGGGCCTGATGAACCTGGACCCGGGCGAGTGCCCCGGCGGCACCATCAAGAGCGTCAAGGTCCCGGACTCCTGGGACCCGGACCACGAGAACGTCAACGGCCTGTGCACCACCACCCGCTCCCGCGGCCACGCCTACCGCATGCAGGGCGACAGCGCGAACAAGGTCTACCAGGCGCAGGGCAAGGACCTGCTCGTCTACTCGGTCAACCAGGTCGGCTGGTACGAGTACATGACCGAGTGGCGCTTCCAGGACGACGGCACCATCACCATGAACCTCGGCGCGACCGGCAGTCTCTCCTACGAGGACTACGACGCCGGCGACGGCCGCGGCTGGCCCATCGGCAAGGGCCCCCGCGCCCAGGCCACCAGCCACAGCCACAACGCCTTCTGGCGCCTGGACTTCGCCCTCGACAGTTCCTCCAAGAACCGGGTCGAGCAGTACGACTCCACGGTCACCGCGGCCGCCCAGGGCCAGCAGACCGCCACCGTCAAGACCACTCGCACCCCGGTCACCAAGGAACTCGCGGGCGACGCCAAGAGCTACCGCTGGTGGCGCATGGTCAGCGCGGTCGGCAAGAACAAGGACTGGCACTCGCGGTCGTACGAGATCGTCCCCGGTCCCAGCACCAAGTACCCGGCACGCTCCTTCACCAAGCACGACGTGTACTTCACCGAGTACAACCCGTGCGAGCAGTTCGCCAGCAACAACCCCGGCAACTGCGGAGCCGGGGCGGGCACGTCCGTCGACAAGTGGGTCAACGGCCAGACCCTCACCCACCCGGTGGTCTGGATGAACGTGGGCTTCCACCACGTCGCCCGGGACGAGGACCAGCAGCCCATGCCGGTCCACTGGCAGGGATTCTCCATCGCCCCCAGGGACGTCACGGCTATGAACCCGCTCACTCCGGCCGAGCTCGCCGGGCAGAACGGCCACTGGGAGCCCGGTAGTTGA
- a CDS encoding SSI family serine proteinase inhibitor codes for MTSTNTATTTAVRRAAHVALTAATALLLAAAAPATARSSAGGDQLYLMVTTGDGRSSDTRGTLLLCDPPQGHSRAAEACAQLDSVGGDIDALPAADVYCPMLYAPVTVQARGQWNGRPVDYRQTFSNNCVMGARTGAVFALDG; via the coding sequence ATGACCTCCACGAACACAGCGACGACGACAGCGGTACGGCGAGCGGCCCACGTGGCCCTGACGGCGGCGACCGCCCTGCTTCTCGCTGCCGCGGCCCCCGCGACGGCCCGGTCCTCCGCCGGCGGCGACCAGCTCTACCTCATGGTGACCACGGGCGACGGCCGCTCCAGCGACACCCGCGGCACCCTCCTGCTGTGCGACCCGCCCCAGGGCCACAGCCGGGCCGCCGAGGCCTGCGCCCAACTGGACTCCGTCGGCGGCGACATCGACGCCCTTCCGGCCGCGGACGTCTACTGCCCGATGCTCTACGCGCCGGTCACCGTCCAGGCCCGAGGGCAGTGGAACGGCCGACCGGTCGACTACCGGCAGACCTTCTCGAACAACTGTGTGATGGGGGCGCGGACCGGGGCGGTCTTCGCCCTGGACGGCTGA
- the glgX gene encoding glycogen debranching protein GlgX yields MQVWPGEAYPLGATYDGAGTNFAVFTEAANRVELCLLHDDGSETAVELRESDAFVRHAYLPGVMPGQRYGFRAHGPYAPERGLRCNSSKLLLDPYARAISGSIRWGEEVYGYHFDSPDKRNDLDSAPHTMTSVVVNPYFDWGDDRRPRIGYHETVIYEAHVKGLTMRHPGLPEELRGTYAALAHPAIIEHLVELGVTTLELMPVHQFVNDHRLVDMGLNNYWGYNTIGFFAPHNAYASWGDRGQQVLEFKSAVRALHEAGIEVILDVVYNHTAEGNHLGPTLSFKGLDNPQYYRLTDDQRYYMDTTGTGNSLLMRSPHVLQLIMDSLRYWVTEMHVDGFRFDLAATLARQFHEVDRLSSFFDLVQQDPVVSQVKLIAEPWDVGEGGYQVGNFPPLWTEWNGKYRDTVRDLWRGEPRALAEFASRLTGSSDLYQDDGRRPLASINFVTCHDGFTLHDLVSYNDKHNEANGEDNRDGESHNRSWNCGTEGETNDPAVRELRARQMRNFIATLMLSQGVPMISHGDEVARTQRGNNNAYCQDSELAWVQWPEEAGDGAAGLGAELLAFTRAMVWLRKDHPVLRRRRFFHGRPVEGTHGELSDIAWFTPQGKEMTQHDWDRAQASALTVFLNGNAISEPGPRGERITDDSFLLMFNASPKTLDFVVPVNHGRQWEVVVDTAVPDGVPPGTGAKVQAGDRLTLVDRSMAVLRRPV; encoded by the coding sequence ATGCAGGTCTGGCCTGGAGAGGCGTATCCACTCGGTGCCACGTACGACGGCGCCGGTACCAACTTCGCGGTCTTCACCGAAGCCGCGAACCGAGTAGAGCTGTGTCTTTTGCACGACGACGGCTCGGAAACGGCGGTGGAACTGCGCGAGAGCGACGCGTTCGTCCGGCACGCGTATCTGCCCGGCGTGATGCCCGGACAGCGCTACGGCTTCCGCGCGCACGGCCCGTACGCTCCCGAGCGCGGCCTGCGCTGCAACTCCTCGAAGCTGCTGCTCGACCCGTACGCGCGCGCGATCAGTGGTTCGATCCGCTGGGGCGAGGAGGTGTACGGCTACCACTTCGACTCGCCCGACAAGCGCAACGATCTCGACTCGGCGCCGCACACCATGACGTCGGTCGTGGTCAACCCGTACTTCGACTGGGGCGACGACCGGCGGCCGCGGATCGGGTACCACGAGACGGTGATCTACGAGGCGCACGTCAAGGGCCTCACCATGCGGCACCCGGGGCTCCCCGAGGAGCTGCGCGGCACCTACGCCGCCCTCGCGCACCCCGCGATCATCGAGCACCTGGTGGAGCTCGGCGTCACCACCCTGGAGCTGATGCCGGTCCACCAGTTCGTGAACGACCACCGCCTGGTCGACATGGGCCTGAACAATTACTGGGGCTACAACACGATCGGTTTCTTCGCCCCGCACAACGCGTACGCCTCCTGGGGCGACCGCGGCCAGCAGGTCCTGGAGTTCAAGTCGGCGGTCAGGGCGCTGCACGAGGCCGGCATCGAGGTCATCCTGGACGTCGTCTACAACCACACCGCCGAGGGCAACCACCTGGGCCCGACACTGTCCTTCAAGGGCCTGGACAACCCGCAGTACTACCGCCTGACCGACGACCAGCGGTACTACATGGACACCACGGGCACCGGGAACTCCCTGCTGATGCGGTCCCCGCACGTCCTTCAGCTGATCATGGACTCGCTGCGCTACTGGGTCACCGAGATGCACGTCGACGGCTTCCGTTTCGACCTCGCGGCCACCCTGGCCCGGCAGTTCCACGAGGTGGACCGGCTGTCGTCGTTCTTCGACCTGGTGCAGCAGGACCCGGTGGTCTCCCAGGTGAAGCTGATCGCCGAGCCCTGGGACGTCGGCGAGGGCGGCTACCAGGTGGGCAACTTCCCGCCGCTGTGGACCGAGTGGAACGGCAAGTACCGCGACACCGTGCGGGACCTGTGGCGGGGCGAGCCGCGCGCGCTGGCGGAGTTCGCGTCCCGGCTGACCGGTTCCTCCGACCTCTACCAGGACGACGGCCGGCGTCCGCTGGCCTCGATCAACTTCGTCACCTGCCACGACGGGTTCACCCTGCACGACCTCGTCTCGTACAACGACAAGCACAACGAGGCCAACGGCGAGGACAACCGCGACGGCGAGAGCCACAACCGGTCCTGGAACTGCGGGACGGAGGGCGAGACCAACGATCCCGCGGTGCGGGAGCTGCGCGCCCGCCAGATGCGCAACTTCATCGCCACGCTGATGCTGTCCCAGGGCGTGCCGATGATCAGCCACGGCGACGAGGTCGCGCGCACCCAGCGCGGCAACAACAACGCCTACTGCCAGGACAGCGAGCTGGCCTGGGTCCAGTGGCCGGAGGAGGCCGGGGACGGGGCGGCGGGGCTCGGCGCCGAGCTGCTGGCCTTCACGCGCGCGATGGTGTGGCTGCGCAAGGACCATCCGGTCTTGCGGCGCCGTCGCTTCTTCCACGGGCGGCCCGTGGAGGGGACCCACGGCGAGCTGTCGGACATCGCCTGGTTCACCCCCCAGGGCAAGGAGATGACCCAGCATGACTGGGACCGGGCGCAGGCCTCGGCGCTGACGGTCTTCCTCAACGGCAACGCGATCTCCGAGCCCGGCCCCCGCGGGGAACGGATCACCGACGACTCGTTCCTGCTGATGTTCAACGCCTCCCCCAAGACGCTGGACTTCGTGGTGCCGGTCAACCACGGCCGGCAGTGGGAGGTCGTGGTCGACACCGCCGTCCCGGACGGGGTGCCCCCGGGCACGGGGGCGAAGGTGCAGGCCGGGGACCGGCTGACGCTGGTGGACCGCAGCATGGCGGTGCTGCGACGGCCCGTCTAG
- a CDS encoding DUF1707 and FHA domain-containing protein, protein MTSSFEFNTYPARLSDAERDKVLKVLRDGVAMGRLSHDTFVRRMELALIARRSDELAVLTADLPQESRVSRLVFGTVEAVSGFTVRLRRAWQAERLPKLLLPHPGSGHALRIGRDPANGLRLTHETVSRVHAELSRQGGMWVLRDLGSTNGTTVNGRRVIGAAVVREGDQVGFGRMAFRLAVN, encoded by the coding sequence GTGACGTCGTCCTTCGAGTTCAACACGTACCCCGCGCGGCTGTCCGACGCGGAGCGCGACAAGGTGCTGAAGGTGCTCCGTGACGGCGTCGCCATGGGCCGCCTGTCACACGACACGTTCGTGCGCCGCATGGAACTGGCCCTCATCGCGCGCCGGTCCGACGAACTCGCCGTGCTCACCGCGGACCTGCCCCAGGAGAGCCGCGTCTCCCGACTGGTGTTCGGTACCGTCGAGGCCGTCTCCGGTTTCACCGTGCGGCTGCGCAGGGCGTGGCAGGCCGAGCGCCTGCCCAAGCTGCTGCTGCCGCACCCCGGCAGCGGCCACGCGCTGCGCATCGGCCGCGACCCGGCGAACGGCCTGCGGCTGACCCACGAGACGGTCTCCCGCGTCCACGCCGAACTCAGCCGGCAGGGCGGTATGTGGGTCCTGCGCGATCTCGGCTCCACCAACGGCACCACGGTCAACGGCCGACGGGTCATCGGCGCCGCCGTCGTCCGCGAGGGTGATCAGGTCGGGTTCGGCCGGATGGCCTTCCGGCTCGCGGTCAACTGA
- a CDS encoding M14 family zinc carboxypeptidase, which produces MSLLPELRYPTVTELVWSARALAAQRPGDCRLWQVGVSRAGRPLHVLSVGQARRAVLVVAGAHANEPAGGPAALAVARRVLAEPELRADTSWHFLLCADPDGASLHVTPAPRSLFDYHLGFFRPAGAEQPEWAPAMLPPDRLPPETRALTGVIDALRPYVQVTLHGTDLGGSWVQLTKDVPGIAEPFAKSAAELHIPVETGASDAAGWPASGPGVHVMPAPGAGAAYPSMPDDARLSTWYHAHRYGGLTAVVEVPMWASDQVDDPAPHPAPAAAMRRLAGRLLRQSRAVDQVLADALPRLDGVGGPLLRAATWGLELVPGLAADWIHTRPADDTKAYIGSVDAFSRRLPLRAAAMLLRVLRETDDRAAPRLERLVEAWSESFAERFGARWVPLEHQIEHQARTIVAVALHARVRAG; this is translated from the coding sequence GTGAGTCTGCTGCCGGAGCTGCGCTACCCCACGGTGACCGAACTGGTGTGGTCCGCGCGGGCGTTGGCCGCACAGCGGCCCGGCGACTGCCGACTGTGGCAGGTGGGTGTCTCGCGCGCGGGCAGACCCCTCCATGTGCTGTCGGTCGGCCAGGCCCGGCGAGCCGTCCTGGTGGTCGCGGGCGCCCACGCCAACGAACCGGCAGGCGGCCCCGCGGCTCTGGCGGTGGCCCGGCGGGTGCTGGCCGAGCCGGAGTTGCGGGCGGACACGTCCTGGCACTTCCTGCTGTGCGCGGATCCCGACGGGGCGAGCCTGCATGTGACCCCGGCGCCGCGCAGTCTCTTCGACTACCACCTCGGCTTCTTCCGGCCGGCCGGGGCGGAGCAGCCGGAGTGGGCGCCCGCGATGCTGCCGCCGGACCGTCTGCCGCCCGAGACCCGTGCCCTGACCGGGGTGATCGACGCACTGCGGCCCTACGTCCAGGTGACCCTGCACGGCACCGATCTGGGCGGCAGCTGGGTGCAGTTGACGAAGGACGTGCCCGGGATCGCCGAGCCCTTCGCCAAGTCCGCGGCGGAGCTGCACATTCCGGTGGAGACGGGTGCCTCGGACGCGGCGGGCTGGCCGGCGTCCGGACCGGGCGTGCATGTGATGCCGGCGCCGGGTGCCGGGGCGGCGTACCCGAGCATGCCGGACGACGCGCGGCTCAGCACCTGGTACCACGCGCACCGCTACGGCGGTCTGACCGCGGTGGTCGAGGTACCGATGTGGGCGAGCGACCAGGTGGACGATCCGGCGCCGCATCCGGCGCCGGCGGCGGCGATGCGGCGGCTGGCGGGCCGGCTGCTGCGTCAGTCACGGGCGGTGGATCAGGTACTGGCGGACGCGCTGCCACGCCTCGACGGCGTCGGCGGGCCGCTGCTGCGGGCCGCGACCTGGGGCCTGGAGCTGGTGCCGGGGCTGGCCGCGGACTGGATCCACACGCGGCCCGCCGACGACACGAAGGCGTACATCGGCAGTGTGGACGCGTTCTCCCGCCGGCTGCCGCTGCGGGCCGCGGCCATGCTGCTGCGGGTCCTGCGGGAGACCGACGACCGCGCGGCACCGCGTCTGGAACGGCTCGTCGAGGCGTGGAGCGAGTCCTTCGCGGAGCGGTTCGGGGCCCGCTGGGTGCCGCTGGAACACCAGATCGAGCACCAGGCCCGCACGATCGTGGCGGTGGCGCTGCACGCGCGTGTGCGGGCCGGCTGA
- the treY gene encoding malto-oligosyltrehalose synthase, with amino-acid sequence MTPERPDPSAPTATYRLQLQPEFPFAAAAAAVPYLASLGVSHLHLSPVLESVPGSTHGYDVVDHARVRDELGGEDGLRALSRTAREHGLGLVADIVPNHMAMDPRHNHALWEVLREGPKSPYARWFDIDWEAQGGQVLLPVLGHPAGDELGNLTVDGEVLRYYDHVFPLREGTGELPLPQLLDAQWYRPVWWRLARTELNYRRFFSISELIGVRVEDPEVFEATHAKILQLLHEGVLDGLRVDHPDGLADPDTYLQRLHQATGGRWTVVEKILADGERLPAAWPVAGTTGYDALRQIDGLFTDPAGFGELLGQYRRFAAPQTDRGGDWAATARRAAYKVITHELAAETDRLTRVAARVCATSSEPALRDRAPWALRTALQELLVRMEVYRPYGSSDAARVVTEETAAEARLAFVVPEEAGAVDVVRDLVLGRAGDGPDHVEFRTRFAQTASALRAKSVEDTAFYRYVPLLSATEVGGNPGSPAVSPEDFHAYCTRVQRDWPLTGTVVSTHDTKRSADVRAALAVLTECPEWWADTLAEVTRTGDGVPDAQLAWAAWQSAFGLGPAAPERVREALLKHVREAGLYTSWTEQEPAYEEAVARFVTAGPCGPQGEQVAALRDRLDPHIRANELGTALVQLTMPGVPDVYQGTEARYLALVDPDNRRPVRFPPEDSGDKGALTAAALRLRRRRPDVFGDAATYTPLATEGPSAAHCVAFARSGEVVTAVTRLSLRLAEAGGWGETVLPLPPGVWRDVLVPEREFSGHARVAELLGESPVALLERVATD; translated from the coding sequence ATGACACCTGAGCGACCCGACCCGTCGGCGCCGACGGCCACGTACCGGCTGCAGCTGCAGCCCGAGTTCCCGTTCGCGGCCGCGGCGGCTGCCGTGCCGTACCTGGCCTCGTTGGGCGTCTCGCATCTGCACCTGTCCCCCGTCCTGGAGTCCGTCCCCGGTTCGACACACGGCTACGACGTCGTGGACCACGCGCGCGTGCGCGACGAACTGGGCGGTGAGGACGGGCTGCGGGCACTGTCGCGCACCGCGCGCGAGCACGGGCTCGGTCTGGTGGCGGACATCGTGCCGAACCACATGGCGATGGACCCGCGCCACAACCACGCCCTGTGGGAGGTGCTGCGGGAGGGCCCGAAGTCGCCCTACGCGCGATGGTTCGACATCGACTGGGAGGCGCAGGGCGGCCAGGTACTGCTGCCGGTGCTGGGGCATCCGGCCGGCGACGAGCTCGGCAACCTCACGGTGGACGGTGAGGTGCTGCGCTACTACGACCATGTGTTCCCGCTCCGCGAGGGCACCGGGGAACTCCCCCTGCCGCAGCTCCTGGACGCGCAGTGGTACCGGCCGGTGTGGTGGCGGCTGGCCCGTACGGAGCTCAACTACCGGCGTTTCTTCAGCATCTCGGAGCTGATCGGGGTGCGGGTCGAGGACCCCGAGGTGTTCGAGGCCACCCACGCCAAGATCCTCCAGCTGCTGCACGAGGGCGTGCTCGACGGGCTGCGGGTCGACCACCCCGACGGCCTCGCCGACCCCGACACGTACCTCCAGCGGCTCCACCAGGCGACCGGCGGGCGCTGGACGGTCGTGGAGAAGATCCTGGCGGACGGGGAGCGGCTGCCGGCGGCCTGGCCCGTGGCGGGGACGACGGGGTACGACGCCCTGAGGCAGATCGACGGGCTGTTCACGGACCCGGCGGGGTTCGGGGAACTCCTCGGCCAGTACCGGCGGTTCGCCGCCCCGCAGACCGACCGCGGGGGCGACTGGGCCGCGACGGCACGCCGGGCGGCGTACAAGGTGATCACGCACGAGCTGGCCGCCGAGACGGACCGCCTGACCCGGGTCGCGGCACGCGTGTGTGCCACGTCGTCGGAGCCCGCGCTGCGCGACCGGGCGCCCTGGGCGCTGCGCACCGCGCTCCAGGAACTGCTGGTGCGGATGGAGGTCTACCGGCCCTACGGCTCTTCGGACGCCGCCCGTGTCGTCACCGAGGAGACCGCTGCCGAGGCCCGGCTCGCCTTCGTGGTCCCCGAGGAGGCGGGCGCCGTCGACGTCGTACGGGATCTGGTGCTGGGGCGGGCCGGGGACGGGCCGGACCACGTGGAGTTCCGGACCCGGTTCGCGCAGACCGCGTCGGCGCTGCGGGCCAAGTCCGTGGAGGACACGGCGTTCTACCGGTACGTGCCGCTGCTGTCGGCGACGGAGGTGGGTGGGAATCCCGGGAGCCCTGCCGTCTCGCCCGAGGACTTCCACGCCTACTGCACGCGCGTGCAGCGCGACTGGCCGCTGACGGGAACCGTGGTGTCGACGCACGACACCAAGCGCAGTGCCGATGTGCGGGCGGCCCTGGCCGTGCTCACCGAGTGCCCCGAGTGGTGGGCGGACACGCTGGCCGAGGTGACCCGCACCGGTGACGGTGTGCCGGACGCGCAGCTGGCGTGGGCGGCCTGGCAGTCGGCGTTCGGCCTCGGTCCCGCGGCCCCGGAGCGGGTGCGGGAGGCGCTGCTGAAGCATGTGCGCGAGGCGGGGCTGTACACGAGCTGGACGGAGCAGGAACCGGCGTACGAGGAGGCGGTGGCGCGGTTCGTCACGGCCGGCCCGTGCGGGCCGCAGGGCGAGCAGGTGGCCGCGTTGCGCGATCGGCTCGACCCGCACATCCGGGCGAACGAGCTGGGGACGGCCCTGGTGCAGCTGACGATGCCCGGGGTGCCCGATGTGTACCAGGGCACGGAGGCCAGGTACCTGGCGCTGGTGGACCCCGACAACCGGCGGCCGGTGCGGTTCCCGCCGGAGGACTCCGGGGACAAGGGCGCGCTCACGGCCGCGGCGCTGCGGCTGCGCCGGCGTCGGCCGGACGTCTTCGGTGACGCGGCGACGTACACGCCGCTGGCCACGGAGGGGCCCTCGGCGGCGCACTGCGTGGCGTTCGCGCGCTCCGGGGAGGTCGTCACCGCGGTGACCCGGCTGTCGCTGCGGCTGGCGGAGGCGGGCGGCTGGGGGGAGACGGTGCTGCCGCTGCCGCCGGGCGTCTGGCGCGATGTGCTGGTACCGGAGCGGGAGTTCTCCGGGCACGCGCGCGTGGCGGAGCTCCTGGGCGAGTCGCCGGTGGCGCTGCTGGAGCGGGTCGCCACGGACTGA